In Streptomyces puniciscabiei, a single genomic region encodes these proteins:
- a CDS encoding cupin domain-containing protein: MTGIEALYVPPGHGRVVETPAQRVTFKVTGTHSRMASTFEVEVPPGFDVGAHVHTRSEELFYVLEGELDVLAFEPRIRTPDNWRKWESSSGRRVVRATPGTVIVVPPGCPHAFANPTDTPAKMFFQASPPPDHERYFEELLEILGNGGPPDQEAIEALRAKYDIEQLTPLRHR, encoded by the coding sequence ATGACCGGGATCGAGGCGCTGTACGTGCCGCCGGGCCACGGCCGTGTCGTGGAGACACCGGCCCAGCGGGTGACGTTCAAGGTCACCGGCACGCACTCGCGGATGGCCTCCACCTTCGAGGTGGAGGTCCCCCCGGGTTTCGACGTGGGCGCTCATGTGCACACGCGCAGCGAGGAGTTGTTCTACGTCCTGGAGGGCGAACTGGACGTCCTCGCCTTCGAGCCGCGCATCCGCACCCCGGACAACTGGCGGAAGTGGGAGTCGAGTTCCGGCAGACGGGTGGTGCGGGCGACGCCGGGCACGGTCATCGTCGTACCACCGGGGTGCCCGCACGCGTTCGCCAATCCGACGGACACCCCGGCCAAGATGTTCTTCCAGGCCTCTCCCCCGCCCGATCACGAGCGCTATTTCGAGGAGTTGCTGGAGATCCTGGGGAACGGGGGCCCGCCGGACCAGGAGGCGATCGAGGCCTTGCGGGCCAAGTACGACATCGAGCAGCTGACGCCGCTCAGACACCGCTAG
- a CDS encoding acyl-CoA dehydrogenase family protein, with protein sequence MAEFTMELNDEQKEVRDWLHGFAADVIRPAAAEWDEREETPWPVIQEAAKVGIYSLDFYAQQYFDPTGLGIPMAMEELFWGDAGIALSIVGTGLAAVGVLANGTEEQIGTWIPQMYGDVNDVKVAAFCSSEPDAGSDVASLRTRAVYDEAKDEWVINGTKTWATNGGIANVHVVVASVDPELGSKGHASFIVPPGTPGLAQGQKFKKHGIRASHTAEVILDNVRVPGSCLLGGKEKLDERLARAREKAAKGGERVKNAAMATFEASRPAVGAMAVGTARAAYEVALDYAKTREQFGRPIIDNQGVAFQLADMRTQIDAARLLVWRASWMAVNGKPFTAAEGSMSKLFASETAKKVTAQAIQILGGNGYTREYPVERMHRDSAIYTIFEGTSEIQRLVIARTLSGMPIR encoded by the coding sequence ATGGCCGAGTTCACCATGGAGCTCAACGACGAACAGAAGGAAGTCCGGGACTGGCTCCATGGCTTCGCCGCCGACGTGATCCGCCCCGCGGCCGCCGAGTGGGACGAGCGCGAGGAGACTCCCTGGCCGGTCATCCAGGAGGCCGCGAAGGTCGGCATCTACTCCCTCGACTTCTACGCGCAGCAGTACTTCGACCCCACCGGCCTCGGCATCCCGATGGCCATGGAGGAGCTGTTCTGGGGCGACGCGGGCATCGCCCTGTCCATTGTGGGCACCGGTCTGGCCGCCGTGGGCGTTCTGGCCAACGGAACCGAGGAACAGATCGGCACCTGGATCCCGCAGATGTACGGCGACGTCAACGACGTCAAGGTGGCCGCGTTCTGCTCCTCCGAGCCCGACGCCGGCTCCGACGTCGCCTCCCTGCGCACGCGTGCCGTGTACGACGAGGCCAAGGACGAGTGGGTGATCAACGGCACGAAGACCTGGGCGACCAACGGCGGCATCGCCAACGTCCACGTCGTCGTCGCCAGCGTCGACCCGGAGCTGGGCTCCAAGGGCCACGCCTCCTTCATCGTCCCGCCGGGCACGCCGGGCCTGGCCCAGGGGCAGAAGTTCAAGAAGCACGGCATCCGCGCCTCGCACACCGCCGAGGTCATCCTCGACAACGTCCGCGTCCCCGGCTCCTGCCTGCTCGGCGGCAAGGAGAAGCTCGACGAGCGCCTGGCCCGGGCCCGGGAGAAGGCCGCCAAGGGCGGCGAGCGCGTCAAGAACGCGGCGATGGCGACCTTCGAGGCCTCCCGTCCGGCGGTCGGCGCCATGGCGGTCGGCACCGCCCGGGCCGCGTACGAGGTCGCCCTCGACTATGCGAAGACCCGGGAGCAGTTCGGCCGGCCGATCATCGACAACCAGGGCGTGGCCTTCCAGCTGGCGGACATGCGGACGCAGATCGACGCCGCCCGCCTGCTGGTCTGGCGTGCCTCCTGGATGGCGGTCAACGGCAAGCCGTTCACCGCCGCCGAGGGGTCGATGTCCAAGCTGTTCGCGAGTGAGACCGCGAAGAAGGTCACCGCCCAGGCCATCCAGATCCTGGGCGGCAACGGGTACACCCGTGAATACCCCGTCGAGCGCATGCACCGGGACAGCGCGATCTACACGATCTTCGAGGGCACGAGCGAGATCCAGCGGCTGGTGATCGCCCGCACTCTGTCGGGCATGCCCATCCGCTAG
- a CDS encoding NADP-dependent succinic semialdehyde dehydrogenase, giving the protein MPIATVNPANGETLKTYEPMGEEELERRLQLAEATFRTYRTTAFAERARLLNKAAGLLDEDQQEVARVMTTEMGKPIRQARAEVAKCAKAMRWYAERAEGLLADEEPAEPDVRDSGASRVRVRYRPLGPVLAVMPWNFPLWQVIRFAAPALMAGNVGLLKHASNVPQTALYLEDLFHRAGFTEGCFQTLLIGSGAVDDILRDERVKAATLTGSEPAGRAVASTAGEMIKKTVLELGGSDPYVVMPSADLDRAAEVAVTARTQNTGQSCIAAKRFIVHSDVYDAFAERFVAGMRALKVGDPLEEDTAIGPLASERGRADLEELVDDARRGGAEVLCGGQRPDGPGWYYPPTVLAGITREMRIHREEAFGPVATLYRAGDLDEAILIANDSLFGLSSNVWTREESEIERFARDLEAGSVYVNGMTASHPAFPFGGVKRSGYGRELSGHGIREFCNITTVWQGA; this is encoded by the coding sequence ATGCCCATCGCGACGGTGAACCCGGCGAACGGCGAGACGCTCAAGACGTACGAGCCCATGGGCGAGGAAGAGCTGGAACGCCGGCTCCAGCTCGCCGAGGCCACGTTCCGCACCTACCGGACGACCGCGTTCGCCGAGCGCGCCCGCCTGCTGAACAAGGCCGCCGGCCTGCTGGACGAGGACCAGCAGGAGGTCGCCAGGGTGATGACCACCGAGATGGGCAAGCCAATCAGGCAGGCCCGTGCGGAGGTCGCGAAGTGCGCCAAGGCGATGCGCTGGTACGCCGAACGCGCCGAGGGGCTGCTGGCGGACGAGGAGCCCGCCGAGCCGGACGTGCGGGACTCCGGCGCGTCCCGGGTCCGGGTGCGGTACCGGCCGCTGGGCCCCGTCCTCGCGGTGATGCCCTGGAACTTCCCGCTCTGGCAGGTGATCCGGTTCGCCGCGCCCGCGCTGATGGCGGGCAACGTGGGTCTGCTCAAGCACGCCTCGAACGTCCCCCAGACGGCGCTGTACCTGGAGGACCTGTTCCACCGGGCGGGCTTCACGGAGGGCTGTTTCCAGACGCTGCTGATCGGCTCGGGCGCGGTGGACGACATCCTGCGCGACGAGCGGGTCAAGGCGGCCACCCTGACCGGCAGCGAGCCGGCGGGCCGGGCGGTCGCCTCCACCGCCGGTGAGATGATCAAGAAGACGGTGCTGGAGCTGGGCGGCAGCGACCCCTACGTCGTGATGCCCTCCGCCGACCTCGACCGGGCGGCCGAGGTGGCGGTGACCGCGCGGACGCAGAACACCGGCCAGTCCTGCATCGCCGCCAAGCGGTTCATCGTGCACTCCGACGTCTACGACGCCTTCGCCGAGAGGTTCGTCGCCGGTATGCGGGCCCTCAAGGTCGGCGACCCGTTGGAGGAGGACACGGCCATCGGGCCGCTCGCCAGCGAGCGGGGGCGGGCCGACCTGGAGGAGCTGGTCGACGACGCCAGGCGCGGCGGGGCCGAGGTGCTGTGCGGCGGGCAGCGCCCGGACGGTCCCGGCTGGTACTACCCGCCGACCGTGCTGGCCGGGATCACCCGGGAGATGCGCATCCACCGGGAGGAGGCGTTCGGGCCGGTGGCCACGCTGTACCGGGCGGGCGACCTGGACGAGGCGATCCTGATCGCCAACGACTCGCTGTTCGGGCTCAGTTCCAACGTGTGGACGCGGGAGGAGAGCGAGATCGAGCGGTTCGCCCGCGACCTGGAGGCCGGATCGGTCTACGTCAACGGCATGACCGCCTCCCATCCGGCCTTCCCGTTCGGCGGCGTCAAGCGGTCCGGGTACGGGCGTGAGCTGTCCGGGCACGGAATCCGCGAGTTCTGCAACATCACCACGGTTTGGCAGGGTGCGTGA
- a CDS encoding DUF6213 family protein, which produces MNREVTLPLIVDDRGTLQVAAADVSKLLRTVGGRWLRLVEAGEQGLDEDTVAALTIELAKLADRIDVACIAHSSGAP; this is translated from the coding sequence GTGAACCGCGAAGTGACCCTGCCTCTGATCGTCGACGACCGCGGTACCTTGCAGGTGGCTGCGGCCGACGTGAGTAAGCTGCTGAGGACCGTGGGCGGGCGGTGGCTGCGGCTTGTCGAGGCCGGGGAGCAGGGGTTGGACGAGGACACGGTTGCCGCGTTGACCATCGAGCTGGCCAAGCTGGCCGATCGTATCGATGTGGCGTGCATCGCGCACAGCAGTGGGGCGCCCTAA
- a CDS encoding NADPH:quinone oxidoreductase family protein, which yields MQAWQVHENGEPSEVMRLTEVEPPTPGDGQVRLRVRAANINFPDALLCRGQYQVRPPLPFTPGVEICGETEDGRRVIANPALPYGGFAEYALADARALLPAPEALDDAEAAALHIGYQTGWFGLHRRAHLEAGETLLVHAAAGGVGSAAVQLGKAAGATVIGVVGGADKAAVARELGCDVVVDRRSEDVIAAVKEATGGRGADVIYDPVGGEAYAQSAKLVAFEGRIVVVGFASGTIPSPALNHALVKNYSILGLHWGLYNTKNPKLVQRCHEELTELAARGAIRPLVSERVPLNEAAVAVQKVADGLSTGRIAVVMEGAA from the coding sequence ATGCAGGCATGGCAAGTGCACGAGAACGGCGAGCCGAGCGAGGTGATGCGCCTGACAGAGGTGGAGCCGCCCACGCCCGGTGACGGCCAGGTGCGCCTGCGCGTGCGCGCCGCGAACATCAACTTCCCGGACGCGCTGCTGTGCCGGGGCCAGTACCAGGTGCGCCCGCCGCTGCCGTTCACGCCCGGCGTGGAGATCTGCGGCGAGACCGAGGACGGCCGCCGGGTGATCGCCAACCCCGCGCTGCCGTACGGCGGTTTCGCCGAGTACGCCCTGGCCGACGCCCGCGCCCTGCTGCCGGCGCCCGAGGCGCTGGACGACGCCGAGGCCGCCGCGCTGCACATCGGCTACCAGACCGGCTGGTTCGGCCTGCACCGCCGGGCACACCTGGAGGCGGGCGAGACCCTGCTCGTGCACGCCGCCGCCGGTGGCGTGGGCAGCGCCGCCGTGCAACTGGGCAAGGCGGCCGGCGCCACCGTGATCGGTGTCGTCGGCGGCGCGGACAAGGCCGCCGTGGCCCGCGAACTGGGCTGTGACGTGGTGGTCGACCGCCGCTCCGAGGACGTGATCGCGGCCGTGAAGGAGGCCACCGGCGGCCGGGGCGCGGACGTGATCTACGACCCCGTGGGCGGCGAGGCCTACGCGCAGTCCGCCAAGCTCGTCGCCTTCGAGGGCCGGATCGTCGTGGTCGGCTTCGCGAGCGGCACCATCCCCAGCCCGGCCCTCAACCACGCGCTGGTGAAGAACTACTCGATCCTCGGCCTGCACTGGGGCCTGTACAACACCAAGAACCCCAAGCTGGTCCAGCGCTGCCACGAGGAACTGACCGAACTGGCCGCCCGCGGCGCGATCAGGCCGCTGGTCAGCGAGCGGGTGCCGCTGAACGAGGCCGCCGTGGCCGTGCAGAAGGTGGCGGACGGCCTCTCCACCGGCCGGATCGCCGTGGTGATGGAGGGAGCAGCATGA
- a CDS encoding NUDIX domain-containing protein: MTVRATRRSAGLLLFRHTDEGLQVLLGHMGGPLWAKKDAGAWTVPKGEYDPEEPAWEAALREFQEELGLAPPDGEAVPLGEVAQKNGKVVTAWAVEADPDLSGFSPGTFAMEWPPRSGRMREFPELDRVEWLGLERARAVIIAAQTAFLDRLEEHSA; this comes from the coding sequence ATGACGGTGCGTGCGACCAGGCGCAGCGCGGGACTGCTGTTGTTCCGGCACACCGACGAGGGACTCCAGGTATTGCTGGGCCATATGGGTGGTCCGCTCTGGGCGAAGAAGGACGCCGGGGCGTGGACCGTCCCCAAGGGCGAGTACGACCCCGAAGAGCCCGCCTGGGAGGCCGCCCTGCGCGAGTTCCAGGAGGAACTGGGGCTGGCGCCGCCCGACGGGGAGGCCGTACCGCTGGGCGAGGTGGCGCAGAAGAACGGCAAGGTCGTCACGGCCTGGGCCGTCGAGGCGGACCCGGACCTGAGCGGCTTCAGCCCGGGCACCTTCGCCATGGAGTGGCCGCCGCGGTCCGGCCGGATGCGGGAGTTCCCGGAGCTGGACCGCGTGGAGTGGCTCGGCCTGGAGCGGGCCCGCGCGGTGATCATCGCGGCGCAGACCGCGTTTCTCGACCGGCTGGAGGAGCACTCGGCCTGA
- a CDS encoding type III polyketide synthase produces MATLCRPSVSVPEHVITMEETLELARSRHADHPQLPLALRLIENTGVRTRHIVQPIEETLKHPGFEERNKLYEAEAKARVPAVIQRALDDAELLTTDIDVIVYVSCTGFMMPSLTAWLINEMDFDPTTRQLPIAQLGCAAGGAAINRAHDFCTAYPDANALIVACEFCSLCYQPTDLGVGSLLSNGLFGDGIAAAVVRGKGGTGVELERNGSYLIPKTEEWIMYDVRATGFHFLLDKRVPATMEPLAPALQDLAGMHGWDASDLDFYIVHAGGPRILDDLSKFLQVDPHAFRFSRATLTEYGNIASGVVLDALRRMFDEGGAQNRARGLLAGFGPGITAEMALGRWRS; encoded by the coding sequence ATGGCGACTTTGTGCAGACCCTCGGTGTCGGTTCCCGAACACGTGATCACGATGGAGGAGACGCTGGAGCTGGCGCGCTCCCGCCACGCGGACCACCCCCAACTGCCGCTCGCACTGCGGCTGATAGAGAACACGGGCGTCAGGACGCGGCACATAGTGCAGCCCATCGAGGAGACCCTGAAGCACCCTGGCTTCGAGGAGCGCAACAAGCTCTACGAGGCCGAGGCCAAGGCCCGGGTTCCCGCGGTGATCCAGCGGGCCCTCGACGACGCGGAACTGCTCACCACCGACATCGACGTGATCGTCTACGTCTCGTGCACGGGGTTCATGATGCCCTCGCTCACGGCGTGGCTGATCAACGAGATGGACTTCGACCCGACCACCCGACAGCTCCCCATAGCCCAGCTGGGCTGTGCGGCCGGCGGCGCGGCGATCAACCGCGCGCACGACTTCTGCACGGCCTACCCCGACGCCAACGCGCTGATCGTGGCCTGCGAGTTCTGCTCGCTGTGCTACCAGCCCACCGACCTGGGCGTGGGCTCGCTGCTCTCCAACGGCCTGTTCGGTGACGGCATAGCCGCCGCCGTGGTCCGCGGCAAGGGCGGCACCGGCGTCGAGCTGGAACGCAACGGCTCGTACCTGATCCCGAAGACCGAAGAGTGGATCATGTACGACGTCCGGGCGACCGGCTTCCACTTCCTGCTCGACAAGCGGGTGCCGGCCACCATGGAGCCGCTGGCCCCGGCGCTGCAGGACCTCGCCGGCATGCACGGCTGGGACGCGTCCGACCTGGACTTCTACATCGTCCACGCGGGCGGGCCGCGCATCCTCGACGACCTGAGCAAGTTCCTCCAGGTCGACCCGCACGCCTTCCGGTTCAGCCGGGCCACCCTCACCGAGTACGGCAACATCGCCTCCGGCGTCGTGCTGGACGCGCTGCGCCGGATGTTCGACGAGGGCGGCGCGCAGAACCGGGCGCGCGGGCTCCTCGCCGGGTTCGGACCCGGCATCACCGCGGAAATGGCGCTGGGCCGCTGGCGCAGCTGA
- a CDS encoding NAD(P)/FAD-dependent oxidoreductase has product MTEQYEVVVVGGGAAGLSAALVLGRARRRTLVVDAGEPRNAPSAHLQGYLSRDGMSPAEFLAVGREEIARYGVELVRDRAVDAAREEDFTVALASGRSVRARQLVIATGSKDELPDVPGLAERFGRDVLHCPYCHGWEARDLPTGVLGTSPLSVHQALMITQWSKDVRFFLHEVGEPELTDDDLRRLATAGVTLVPGRVAELVVTGDRLTGVRLADGTVHDREVLYAAPRTVPHNDLLLRLGAEMRETPFGAYPVIDERGLTTVPGLWAAGNASGFAEQVINAASRGYRAGAAINGELLMADLDSVRV; this is encoded by the coding sequence ATGACCGAGCAGTACGAAGTGGTCGTCGTCGGAGGCGGAGCCGCCGGGCTGTCCGCCGCGCTGGTCCTCGGCCGCGCCCGGCGCCGCACGCTGGTCGTCGACGCCGGCGAGCCGCGCAACGCGCCGTCCGCGCACCTGCAGGGCTATCTGTCCCGCGACGGCATGTCGCCGGCCGAGTTCCTGGCCGTCGGACGCGAGGAGATCGCCCGGTACGGGGTGGAGCTGGTCCGGGACCGGGCAGTGGACGCGGCCCGGGAAGAGGACTTCACGGTGGCCCTGGCGAGCGGACGGAGCGTCCGGGCCCGGCAGCTGGTGATCGCCACGGGCTCGAAGGACGAGCTGCCGGACGTCCCCGGGCTGGCCGAGCGGTTCGGCCGGGACGTGCTGCACTGCCCGTACTGCCACGGCTGGGAGGCCCGCGACCTGCCGACCGGGGTGCTCGGGACCTCACCGCTGAGCGTGCACCAGGCGCTCATGATCACCCAGTGGTCGAAGGACGTGCGGTTCTTCCTGCACGAGGTGGGCGAGCCGGAACTGACGGACGACGACCTGCGCCGGCTGGCCACCGCCGGCGTCACGCTCGTGCCCGGCCGGGTCGCGGAACTGGTCGTCACCGGCGACCGGCTCACGGGGGTACGTCTCGCGGACGGCACGGTCCACGACCGCGAGGTCCTGTACGCCGCCCCGCGCACCGTCCCGCACAACGACCTGCTCCTGAGGCTGGGCGCCGAGATGCGCGAGACACCGTTCGGCGCCTACCCCGTGATCGACGAGCGCGGCCTCACGACCGTGCCCGGCCTGTGGGCGGCGGGCAACGCGAGCGGCTTCGCGGAACAGGTGATCAACGCGGCGAGCCGGGGTTACCGGGCGGGGGCGGCGATCAACGGGGAGTTGCTGATGGCGGATCTCGACTCCGTCCGGGTGTAA
- a CDS encoding helix-turn-helix domain-containing protein codes for MSTDDVLAQVGPRLRRIRKDREVTLAALSEATGISVSTLSRLESGLRRPSLELLLPIAQAHQVPLDELVGAPPVGDPRVRAEPIVRGGRTHWPLTRQPGGLQAFKVLEPQRRQEPDPRSHEGYEWLYVLSGRLRLVLGEHDVVLSAGEAAEFDTRVPHWFGSTGEGPVEFLSLFGPQGERMHVRARPRRK; via the coding sequence ATGAGTACCGACGACGTTCTCGCCCAGGTGGGGCCCCGTCTGCGCCGTATCCGCAAGGACCGGGAGGTGACCCTGGCGGCGCTGTCCGAGGCCACCGGCATCTCCGTCAGCACCCTCTCCCGGCTGGAGTCCGGGCTGCGCAGGCCCAGCCTCGAACTGCTGCTGCCGATCGCCCAGGCCCACCAGGTGCCGCTGGACGAACTGGTCGGCGCGCCACCGGTCGGGGACCCGCGGGTGCGGGCGGAGCCGATCGTGCGGGGCGGGCGCACCCACTGGCCGCTGACCCGCCAGCCCGGCGGCCTGCAGGCCTTCAAGGTGCTGGAACCGCAGCGGAGGCAGGAGCCGGATCCGCGCAGCCATGAGGGGTACGAGTGGCTGTATGTGCTCTCGGGGCGGCTGCGCCTCGTCCTCGGGGAGCACGACGTGGTGCTGTCGGCGGGGGAGGCCGCCGAGTTCGACACGCGCGTGCCGCACTGGTTCGGGTCGACGGGGGAGGGGCCGGTGGAGTTCCTCAGTCTGTTCGGGCCGCAGGGGGAGCGGATGCACGTACGGGCACGGCCGCGGCGGAAGTGA
- a CDS encoding cytochrome P450 — translation MTEETLTETLPPIRHWPALDLTGTDFDPVLRELMREGPVTRIQLPNGEGWAWLVTRMDDVRMVTNDPRFSREEVMKKPVTRLAPHFIPDPGAVGFLDPPDHTRLRRSVAAAFTAKGVERVREKARAMLEELVDELLQDGPPADLTATVLSPFPIAVICELMGVPAADRHTMHTWTQLILSSSNGKEISEKAKREMAAYFSDLIGLRENSTGEDVTSLLGAAVGRGEVTLDEAVGLAGLLQIGGEAVTNNSGQMFYLLLTRPDLVERLRAEPEIRPRAIDELLRWIPHRNAVGLSRIALEDVEIRGVRIRAGDAVYNSYLAANRDPEVFPDPDTIDFSRSPNPHVSFGFGPHFCPGNMLARLEEELMVDALLDRIPGLRLAVPPEKVPFKKGALIRGPEALPVTW, via the coding sequence ATGACCGAAGAGACGCTCACCGAGACCCTGCCCCCTATCCGGCACTGGCCGGCGCTCGACCTCACCGGGACGGACTTCGACCCGGTGCTGAGAGAGCTCATGCGCGAAGGCCCGGTCACCCGCATCCAGCTGCCCAACGGGGAGGGCTGGGCCTGGCTGGTGACCCGGATGGACGACGTGCGCATGGTGACCAACGACCCCCGCTTCAGCCGCGAGGAGGTCATGAAGAAGCCGGTCACCCGGCTGGCCCCGCACTTCATCCCCGACCCGGGCGCGGTCGGCTTCCTCGACCCGCCCGACCACACCCGGCTGCGCCGCTCGGTGGCGGCCGCGTTCACCGCGAAGGGCGTGGAGCGGGTACGGGAGAAGGCGCGCGCCATGCTGGAGGAGCTGGTCGACGAACTCCTCCAGGACGGCCCGCCCGCCGATCTCACGGCGACGGTGCTCAGCCCGTTCCCGATCGCGGTGATCTGCGAGCTGATGGGCGTCCCGGCCGCCGACCGGCACACCATGCACACCTGGACCCAGCTCATCCTGTCCTCCTCCAACGGCAAGGAGATCAGCGAGAAGGCCAAACGGGAGATGGCCGCCTACTTCTCCGACCTCATCGGGCTGCGCGAGAACAGCACCGGCGAGGACGTCACCTCCCTGCTCGGCGCCGCGGTGGGCCGGGGCGAGGTGACGCTCGACGAGGCCGTCGGACTGGCCGGTCTCCTCCAGATCGGCGGCGAGGCGGTCACCAACAACAGCGGGCAGATGTTCTACCTGCTGCTGACCCGCCCCGACCTGGTGGAGCGGCTGCGCGCGGAACCGGAGATCCGCCCCCGGGCGATCGACGAGCTCCTGCGCTGGATCCCGCACCGCAACGCGGTCGGCCTGTCCCGGATCGCCCTGGAGGACGTGGAGATCCGGGGCGTGCGGATCCGCGCGGGCGACGCGGTGTACAACTCCTACCTGGCCGCCAACCGCGACCCGGAGGTCTTCCCCGACCCGGACACGATCGACTTCTCCCGCAGCCCGAACCCGCATGTCTCGTTCGGCTTCGGCCCGCACTTCTGCCCCGGCAACATGCTGGCCCGGCTGGAGGAGGAACTCATGGTGGACGCCCTGCTGGACCGGATTCCGGGCCTGCGGCTGGCCGTACCGCCGGAGAAGGTGCCCTTCAAGAAGGGCGCGCTGATCCGGGGGCCCGAGGCCCTGCCGGTGACGTGGTGA
- a CDS encoding ATP-dependent DNA ligase — protein sequence MLLTRLAQVSREVAATAARSRKTALLAELFREAEADDVPIVIPYLAGRLPQGRLGVGWKVLSRPVPPAGEPTLTVQEVDALLTDLGKVSGPGSQAERIRLVGELMGAATEEEQRFLLGLLTGEVRQGALDAVAVEGLAGATGADPAAVRRAVMLAGSLQTVAQALLCEGPAALDRFRLTVGRPVLPMLAHSASSVAEAVEKLGACAVEEKLDGIRVQVHRDGDTVRVHTRTLDDITGRLPEVTQAARELPAERFILDGEVISFDAAGRPRSFQETAGRVGSRTDVTRAAEETPVSPVFFDVLSVDGTDLLDLPFAERHARLARLVPEPMRVRRTVADGPGDIPAAERFLAETLARGHEGVVAKALDAPYSAGRRGAAWLKVKPVHTLDLVVLAAEWGHGRRTGKLSNLHLGARTPDGGFAMLGKTFKGMTDAMLAWQTERLRELAVADDGWVVRVRPELVVEIAYDGLQRSSRYPAGVTLRFARVVRYREDKRPEEADTVQALLAAHPEVRP from the coding sequence ATGCTGCTGACCCGGCTCGCCCAGGTGTCCCGGGAGGTCGCCGCGACGGCGGCCCGGTCCCGCAAGACGGCGCTGCTCGCGGAGCTGTTCCGGGAGGCGGAGGCGGACGACGTGCCGATCGTCATCCCCTACCTGGCCGGGCGGCTGCCGCAGGGCCGGCTGGGCGTCGGCTGGAAGGTGCTGAGCCGGCCGGTGCCGCCGGCCGGTGAGCCCACGCTCACGGTCCAGGAGGTCGACGCCCTGCTCACCGACCTGGGCAAGGTGTCCGGGCCGGGCTCGCAGGCGGAGCGGATCCGGCTCGTCGGCGAGCTGATGGGCGCGGCCACCGAGGAGGAGCAGCGTTTCCTGCTCGGCCTGCTCACCGGCGAGGTACGGCAGGGCGCGCTGGACGCGGTCGCGGTGGAGGGGCTCGCCGGGGCGACGGGCGCCGACCCGGCCGCCGTACGCCGCGCGGTGATGCTCGCGGGGTCGCTGCAGACGGTCGCCCAGGCCCTGCTGTGCGAGGGCCCCGCGGCGCTGGACCGGTTCCGGCTCACGGTCGGCCGGCCCGTGCTGCCGATGCTGGCGCACAGCGCGTCCTCGGTGGCGGAGGCGGTGGAGAAGCTGGGCGCCTGCGCGGTGGAGGAGAAGCTGGACGGCATCCGGGTGCAGGTCCACCGGGACGGTGACACGGTCCGGGTGCACACCCGCACCCTGGACGACATCACCGGCCGGCTGCCCGAAGTGACCCAGGCGGCAAGGGAGTTGCCGGCCGAGCGGTTCATCCTGGACGGCGAGGTGATCTCCTTCGACGCGGCCGGGCGGCCCCGGTCCTTCCAGGAGACGGCGGGCCGGGTGGGCTCCCGGACGGACGTGACGAGGGCCGCGGAGGAGACCCCGGTCTCCCCCGTCTTCTTCGACGTCCTGTCGGTCGACGGCACCGACCTGCTCGACCTGCCCTTCGCCGAGCGGCACGCGCGGCTGGCGCGGCTGGTGCCGGAGCCGATGCGGGTGCGCCGTACGGTGGCCGACGGGCCCGGCGACATTCCGGCGGCGGAACGGTTCCTCGCCGAGACCCTGGCCCGTGGCCATGAGGGGGTGGTGGCGAAGGCGCTGGACGCGCCGTACAGCGCGGGCCGGCGCGGCGCGGCCTGGCTGAAGGTCAAGCCCGTGCACACCCTCGACCTGGTGGTGCTGGCCGCCGAGTGGGGTCACGGCCGTCGCACCGGCAAGCTCTCCAACCTGCACCTCGGCGCCCGCACCCCGGACGGCGGCTTCGCCATGCTCGGCAAGACCTTCAAGGGCATGACCGACGCGATGCTCGCCTGGCAGACCGAGCGGCTGCGGGAGCTCGCCGTCGCGGACGACGGCTGGGTGGTCCGGGTCCGCCCCGAACTCGTCGTGGAGATCGCCTACGACGGCCTCCAGCGCTCCTCCCGATACCCGGCCGGCGTCACCCTCCGCTTCGCCCGCGTGGTCCGCTACCGGGAGGACAAACGCCCCGAGGAGGCCGATACCGTTCAGGCCCTGCTGGCGGCACACCCGGAGGTCAGGCCATGA